In Rattus norvegicus strain BN/NHsdMcwi chromosome 1, GRCr8, whole genome shotgun sequence, a genomic segment contains:
- the Meis3 gene encoding homeobox protein Meis3 isoform 1 (isoform 1 is encoded by transcript variant 1), translating to MARRYEEPRHYPGITEHTAALASFPEAAPSVPRAPGPYGPHRPPQPQGPGLDSDSLKREKDDIYGHPLFPLLALVFEKCELATCSPRDGASAGLGSPPGGDVCSSDSFNEDIAAFAKQIRSERPLFSSNPELDNLMVQAIQVLRFHLLELEKVRVSHLHLPHPLPLTPLSLLPIGVEAEYSLTLSTPALAPPGGPPSTPLPSQVHDLCDNFCHRYITCLKGKMPIDLVIEDRDGGCREDLEDYAASCPSLPDQNTTWIRDHEDSGSVHLGTPGPSSGGLASQSGDNSSDQGDGLDTSVASPSSAGEDEDLDLERRRNKKRGIFPKVATNIMRAWLFQHLSHPYPSEEQKKQLAQDTGLTILQVNNWFINARRRIVQPMIDQSNRTGQGASFNPEGQSMAGYTETQPHVTVRTPGSMGMNLNLEGEWHYL from the exons ATGGCCCGGAGG TATGAGGAGCCGCGCCACTACCCCGGCATTACCGAGCACACGGCAGCCCTGGCCAGTTTTCCAGAGGCAGCACCTTCAGTACCTCGAGCTCCTGGGCCCTATGGCCCACACCGGCCGCCCCAACCCCAAGGTCCAGGCTTGGACAGCGATAGCTTGAAGAGAGAGAAGGATGACATCTATGG ACACCCCCTCTTCCCACTCTTGGCCCTGGTCTTTGAGAAGTGTGAGCTGGCTACATGCTCGCCCCGTGATGGGGCCTCGGCTGGGCTGGGTTCACCCCCAGGTGGTGACGTCTGCtcctctgactccttcaatgaGGATATTGCTGCCTTTGCTAAGCAG atccgcTCCGAGAGGCCGCTGTTCTCTTCCAACCCGGAGCTGGACAACCTG ATGGTCCAGGCCATCCAGGTACTCCGGTTCCACCTGCTGGAGCTGGAGAAGGTGAGGGTGTCTCACTTGcacctgccccaccccctccctctaaCTCCTCTCTCCCTACTCCCCATTGGAGTGGAAGCAGAATACTCCCTCACCCTGTCCACCCCAGCCCTGGCTCCCCCGGGTGGCCCCCCCAGTACCCCACTGCCCTCCCAGGTCCACGACCTGTGCGACAACTTCTGTCACCGCTACATCACCTGCCTCAAGGGGAAGATGCCCATAGACCTGGTGATCGAGGATCGGGATGGTGGTTGCAGGGAGGACCTTGAGGACTACGcagcctcctgccccagcctcccagaCCAG AATACTACATGGATCAGAGACCATGAGGACAGTGGGTCTGTACATTTGGGGACCCCAGGTCCATCCAGCGGAGGCCTGGCCTCCCAGAGCGGGGACAACTCAAGTGACCAAG GAGATGGGCTGGACACCAGCGTGGCCTCTCCCAGCTCCGCAGGAGAGGATGAGGACCTGGACCTGGAGCGCAGACGGAACAAGAAGAGGGGGATCTTCCCCAAAGTGGCCACCAACATCATGAGGGCCTGGTTGTTCCAGCATCTCTCG CACCCGTACCCCTCAGAAGAGCAAAAGAAACAGCTGGCCCAGGACACCGGGCTCACCATTCTGCAGGTGAACAACTG GTTTATTAATGCCCGGAGACGGATAGTGCAGCCCATGATTGACCAGTCTAATCGTACAG GGCAGGGTGCATCTTTCAACCCTGAGGGCCAGTCCATGGCAGGCTACACAGAGACTCAACCACATGTGACAGTCAGGACGCCAG GATCAATGGGGATGAATCTGAACTTAGAAGGAGAATGGCATTACCTATAG
- the Meis3 gene encoding homeobox protein Meis3 isoform X4, translating into MARRYEEPRHYPGITEHTAALASFPEAAPSVPRAPGPYGPHRPPQPQGPGLDSDSLKREKDDIYGHPLFPLLALVFEKCELATCSPRDGASAGLGSPPGGDVCSSDSFNEDIAAFAKQIRSERPLFSSNPELDNLMVQAIQVLRFHLLELEKVHDLCDNFCHRYITCLKGKMPIDLVIEDRDGGCREDLEDYAASCPSLPDQNTTWIRDHEDSGSVHLGTPGPSSGGLASQSGDNSSDQVWCLAVQWGMCPSPGDGLDTSVASPSSAGEDEDLDLERRRNKKRGIFPKVATNIMRAWLFQHLSHPYPSEEQKKQLAQDTGLTILQVNNWFINARRRIVQPMIDQSNRTGQGASFNPEGQSMAGYTETQPHVTVRTPGSMGMNLNLEGEWHYL; encoded by the exons ATGGCCCGGAGG TATGAGGAGCCGCGCCACTACCCCGGCATTACCGAGCACACGGCAGCCCTGGCCAGTTTTCCAGAGGCAGCACCTTCAGTACCTCGAGCTCCTGGGCCCTATGGCCCACACCGGCCGCCCCAACCCCAAGGTCCAGGCTTGGACAGCGATAGCTTGAAGAGAGAGAAGGATGACATCTATGG ACACCCCCTCTTCCCACTCTTGGCCCTGGTCTTTGAGAAGTGTGAGCTGGCTACATGCTCGCCCCGTGATGGGGCCTCGGCTGGGCTGGGTTCACCCCCAGGTGGTGACGTCTGCtcctctgactccttcaatgaGGATATTGCTGCCTTTGCTAAGCAG atccgcTCCGAGAGGCCGCTGTTCTCTTCCAACCCGGAGCTGGACAACCTG ATGGTCCAGGCCATCCAGGTACTCCGGTTCCACCTGCTGGAGCTGGAGAAG GTCCACGACCTGTGCGACAACTTCTGTCACCGCTACATCACCTGCCTCAAGGGGAAGATGCCCATAGACCTGGTGATCGAGGATCGGGATGGTGGTTGCAGGGAGGACCTTGAGGACTACGcagcctcctgccccagcctcccagaCCAG AATACTACATGGATCAGAGACCATGAGGACAGTGGGTCTGTACATTTGGGGACCCCAGGTCCATCCAGCGGAGGCCTGGCCTCCCAGAGCGGGGACAACTCAAGTGACCAAG TCTGGTGTCTTGCAGTCCAATGGGGCATGTGTCCTTCCCCAGGAGATGGGCTGGACACCAGCGTGGCCTCTCCCAGCTCCGCAGGAGAGGATGAGGACCTGGACCTGGAGCGCAGACGGAACAAGAAGAGGGGGATCTTCCCCAAAGTGGCCACCAACATCATGAGGGCCTGGTTGTTCCAGCATCTCTCG CACCCGTACCCCTCAGAAGAGCAAAAGAAACAGCTGGCCCAGGACACCGGGCTCACCATTCTGCAGGTGAACAACTG GTTTATTAATGCCCGGAGACGGATAGTGCAGCCCATGATTGACCAGTCTAATCGTACAG GGCAGGGTGCATCTTTCAACCCTGAGGGCCAGTCCATGGCAGGCTACACAGAGACTCAACCACATGTGACAGTCAGGACGCCAG GATCAATGGGGATGAATCTGAACTTAGAAGGAGAATGGCATTACCTATAG
- the Meis3 gene encoding homeobox protein Meis3 isoform X8: MARRYEEPRHYPGITEHTAALASFPEAAPSVPRAPGPYGPHRPPQPQGPGLDSDSLKREKDDIYGHPLFPLLALVFEKCELATCSPRDGASAGLGSPPGGDVCSSDSFNEDIAAFAKQIRSERPLFSSNPELDNLMVQAIQVLRFHLLELEKVRVSHLHLPHPLPLTPLSLLPIGVEAEYSLTLSTPALAPPGGPPSTPLPSQVHDLCDNFCHRYITCLKGKMPIDLVIEDRDGGCREDLEDYAASCPSLPDQNTTWIRDHEDSGSVHLGTPGPSSGGLASQSGDNSSDQVWCLAVQWGMCPSPGDGLDTSVASPSSAGEDEDLDLERRRNKKRGIFPKVATNIMRAWLFQHLSGPVIPG, from the exons ATGGCCCGGAGG TATGAGGAGCCGCGCCACTACCCCGGCATTACCGAGCACACGGCAGCCCTGGCCAGTTTTCCAGAGGCAGCACCTTCAGTACCTCGAGCTCCTGGGCCCTATGGCCCACACCGGCCGCCCCAACCCCAAGGTCCAGGCTTGGACAGCGATAGCTTGAAGAGAGAGAAGGATGACATCTATGG ACACCCCCTCTTCCCACTCTTGGCCCTGGTCTTTGAGAAGTGTGAGCTGGCTACATGCTCGCCCCGTGATGGGGCCTCGGCTGGGCTGGGTTCACCCCCAGGTGGTGACGTCTGCtcctctgactccttcaatgaGGATATTGCTGCCTTTGCTAAGCAG atccgcTCCGAGAGGCCGCTGTTCTCTTCCAACCCGGAGCTGGACAACCTG ATGGTCCAGGCCATCCAGGTACTCCGGTTCCACCTGCTGGAGCTGGAGAAGGTGAGGGTGTCTCACTTGcacctgccccaccccctccctctaaCTCCTCTCTCCCTACTCCCCATTGGAGTGGAAGCAGAATACTCCCTCACCCTGTCCACCCCAGCCCTGGCTCCCCCGGGTGGCCCCCCCAGTACCCCACTGCCCTCCCAGGTCCACGACCTGTGCGACAACTTCTGTCACCGCTACATCACCTGCCTCAAGGGGAAGATGCCCATAGACCTGGTGATCGAGGATCGGGATGGTGGTTGCAGGGAGGACCTTGAGGACTACGcagcctcctgccccagcctcccagaCCAG AATACTACATGGATCAGAGACCATGAGGACAGTGGGTCTGTACATTTGGGGACCCCAGGTCCATCCAGCGGAGGCCTGGCCTCCCAGAGCGGGGACAACTCAAGTGACCAAG TCTGGTGTCTTGCAGTCCAATGGGGCATGTGTCCTTCCCCAGGAGATGGGCTGGACACCAGCGTGGCCTCTCCCAGCTCCGCAGGAGAGGATGAGGACCTGGACCTGGAGCGCAGACGGAACAAGAAGAGGGGGATCTTCCCCAAAGTGGCCACCAACATCATGAGGGCCTGGTTGTTCCAGCATCTCTCG GGACCAGTTATACCAGGCTAG
- the Meis3 gene encoding homeobox protein Meis3 isoform X5, with product MARRYEEPRHYPGITEHTAALASFPEAAPSVPRAPGPYGPHRPPQPQGPGLDSDSLKREKDDIYGHPLFPLLALVFEKCELATCSPRDGASAGLGSPPGGDVCSSDSFNEDIAAFAKQIRSERPLFSSNPELDNLMVQAIQVLRFHLLELEKVHDLCDNFCHRYITCLKGKMPIDLVIEDRDGGCREDLEDYAASCPSLPDQNTTWIRDHEDSGSVHLGTPGPSSGGLASQSGDNSSDQVQWGMCPSPGDGLDTSVASPSSAGEDEDLDLERRRNKKRGIFPKVATNIMRAWLFQHLSHPYPSEEQKKQLAQDTGLTILQVNNWFINARRRIVQPMIDQSNRTGQGASFNPEGQSMAGYTETQPHVTVRTPGSMGMNLNLEGEWHYL from the exons ATGGCCCGGAGG TATGAGGAGCCGCGCCACTACCCCGGCATTACCGAGCACACGGCAGCCCTGGCCAGTTTTCCAGAGGCAGCACCTTCAGTACCTCGAGCTCCTGGGCCCTATGGCCCACACCGGCCGCCCCAACCCCAAGGTCCAGGCTTGGACAGCGATAGCTTGAAGAGAGAGAAGGATGACATCTATGG ACACCCCCTCTTCCCACTCTTGGCCCTGGTCTTTGAGAAGTGTGAGCTGGCTACATGCTCGCCCCGTGATGGGGCCTCGGCTGGGCTGGGTTCACCCCCAGGTGGTGACGTCTGCtcctctgactccttcaatgaGGATATTGCTGCCTTTGCTAAGCAG atccgcTCCGAGAGGCCGCTGTTCTCTTCCAACCCGGAGCTGGACAACCTG ATGGTCCAGGCCATCCAGGTACTCCGGTTCCACCTGCTGGAGCTGGAGAAG GTCCACGACCTGTGCGACAACTTCTGTCACCGCTACATCACCTGCCTCAAGGGGAAGATGCCCATAGACCTGGTGATCGAGGATCGGGATGGTGGTTGCAGGGAGGACCTTGAGGACTACGcagcctcctgccccagcctcccagaCCAG AATACTACATGGATCAGAGACCATGAGGACAGTGGGTCTGTACATTTGGGGACCCCAGGTCCATCCAGCGGAGGCCTGGCCTCCCAGAGCGGGGACAACTCAAGTGACCAAG TCCAATGGGGCATGTGTCCTTCCCCAGGAGATGGGCTGGACACCAGCGTGGCCTCTCCCAGCTCCGCAGGAGAGGATGAGGACCTGGACCTGGAGCGCAGACGGAACAAGAAGAGGGGGATCTTCCCCAAAGTGGCCACCAACATCATGAGGGCCTGGTTGTTCCAGCATCTCTCG CACCCGTACCCCTCAGAAGAGCAAAAGAAACAGCTGGCCCAGGACACCGGGCTCACCATTCTGCAGGTGAACAACTG GTTTATTAATGCCCGGAGACGGATAGTGCAGCCCATGATTGACCAGTCTAATCGTACAG GGCAGGGTGCATCTTTCAACCCTGAGGGCCAGTCCATGGCAGGCTACACAGAGACTCAACCACATGTGACAGTCAGGACGCCAG GATCAATGGGGATGAATCTGAACTTAGAAGGAGAATGGCATTACCTATAG
- the Meis3 gene encoding homeobox protein Meis3 isoform X2, translating into MARRYEEPRHYPGITEHTAALASFPEAAPSVPRAPGPYGPHRPPQPQGPGLDSDSLKREKDDIYGHPLFPLLALVFEKCELATCSPRDGASAGLGSPPGGDVCSSDSFNEDIAAFAKQIRSERPLFSSNPELDNLMVQAIQVLRFHLLELEKVRVSHLHLPHPLPLTPLSLLPIGVEAEYSLTLSTPALAPPGGPPSTPLPSQVHDLCDNFCHRYITCLKGKMPIDLVIEDRDGGCREDLEDYAASCPSLPDQNTTWIRDHEDSGSVHLGTPGPSSGGLASQSGDNSSDQVQWGMCPSPGDGLDTSVASPSSAGEDEDLDLERRRNKKRGIFPKVATNIMRAWLFQHLSHPYPSEEQKKQLAQDTGLTILQVNNWFINARRRIVQPMIDQSNRTGQGASFNPEGQSMAGYTETQPHVTVRTPGSMGMNLNLEGEWHYL; encoded by the exons ATGGCCCGGAGG TATGAGGAGCCGCGCCACTACCCCGGCATTACCGAGCACACGGCAGCCCTGGCCAGTTTTCCAGAGGCAGCACCTTCAGTACCTCGAGCTCCTGGGCCCTATGGCCCACACCGGCCGCCCCAACCCCAAGGTCCAGGCTTGGACAGCGATAGCTTGAAGAGAGAGAAGGATGACATCTATGG ACACCCCCTCTTCCCACTCTTGGCCCTGGTCTTTGAGAAGTGTGAGCTGGCTACATGCTCGCCCCGTGATGGGGCCTCGGCTGGGCTGGGTTCACCCCCAGGTGGTGACGTCTGCtcctctgactccttcaatgaGGATATTGCTGCCTTTGCTAAGCAG atccgcTCCGAGAGGCCGCTGTTCTCTTCCAACCCGGAGCTGGACAACCTG ATGGTCCAGGCCATCCAGGTACTCCGGTTCCACCTGCTGGAGCTGGAGAAGGTGAGGGTGTCTCACTTGcacctgccccaccccctccctctaaCTCCTCTCTCCCTACTCCCCATTGGAGTGGAAGCAGAATACTCCCTCACCCTGTCCACCCCAGCCCTGGCTCCCCCGGGTGGCCCCCCCAGTACCCCACTGCCCTCCCAGGTCCACGACCTGTGCGACAACTTCTGTCACCGCTACATCACCTGCCTCAAGGGGAAGATGCCCATAGACCTGGTGATCGAGGATCGGGATGGTGGTTGCAGGGAGGACCTTGAGGACTACGcagcctcctgccccagcctcccagaCCAG AATACTACATGGATCAGAGACCATGAGGACAGTGGGTCTGTACATTTGGGGACCCCAGGTCCATCCAGCGGAGGCCTGGCCTCCCAGAGCGGGGACAACTCAAGTGACCAAG TCCAATGGGGCATGTGTCCTTCCCCAGGAGATGGGCTGGACACCAGCGTGGCCTCTCCCAGCTCCGCAGGAGAGGATGAGGACCTGGACCTGGAGCGCAGACGGAACAAGAAGAGGGGGATCTTCCCCAAAGTGGCCACCAACATCATGAGGGCCTGGTTGTTCCAGCATCTCTCG CACCCGTACCCCTCAGAAGAGCAAAAGAAACAGCTGGCCCAGGACACCGGGCTCACCATTCTGCAGGTGAACAACTG GTTTATTAATGCCCGGAGACGGATAGTGCAGCCCATGATTGACCAGTCTAATCGTACAG GGCAGGGTGCATCTTTCAACCCTGAGGGCCAGTCCATGGCAGGCTACACAGAGACTCAACCACATGTGACAGTCAGGACGCCAG GATCAATGGGGATGAATCTGAACTTAGAAGGAGAATGGCATTACCTATAG
- the Meis3 gene encoding homeobox protein Meis3 isoform 3 (isoform 3 is encoded by transcript variant 3), which yields MARRYEEPRHYPGITEHTAALASFPEAAPSVPRAPGPYGPHRPPQPQGPGLDSDSLKREKDDIYGHPLFPLLALVFEKCELATCSPRDGASAGLGSPPGGDVCSSDSFNEDIAAFAKQIRSERPLFSSNPELDNLMVQAIQVLRFHLLELEKGKMPIDLVIEDRDGGCREDLEDYAASCPSLPDQNTTWIRDHEDSGSVHLGTPGPSSGGLASQSGDNSSDQVQWGMCPSPGDGLDTSVASPSSAGEDEDLDLERRRNKKRGIFPKVATNIMRAWLFQHLSHPYPSEEQKKQLAQDTGLTILQVNNWFINARRRIVQPMIDQSNRTGQGASFNPEGQSMAGYTETQPHVTVRTPGSMGMNLNLEGEWHYL from the exons ATGGCCCGGAGG TATGAGGAGCCGCGCCACTACCCCGGCATTACCGAGCACACGGCAGCCCTGGCCAGTTTTCCAGAGGCAGCACCTTCAGTACCTCGAGCTCCTGGGCCCTATGGCCCACACCGGCCGCCCCAACCCCAAGGTCCAGGCTTGGACAGCGATAGCTTGAAGAGAGAGAAGGATGACATCTATGG ACACCCCCTCTTCCCACTCTTGGCCCTGGTCTTTGAGAAGTGTGAGCTGGCTACATGCTCGCCCCGTGATGGGGCCTCGGCTGGGCTGGGTTCACCCCCAGGTGGTGACGTCTGCtcctctgactccttcaatgaGGATATTGCTGCCTTTGCTAAGCAG atccgcTCCGAGAGGCCGCTGTTCTCTTCCAACCCGGAGCTGGACAACCTG ATGGTCCAGGCCATCCAGGTACTCCGGTTCCACCTGCTGGAGCTGGAGAAG GGGAAGATGCCCATAGACCTGGTGATCGAGGATCGGGATGGTGGTTGCAGGGAGGACCTTGAGGACTACGcagcctcctgccccagcctcccagaCCAG AATACTACATGGATCAGAGACCATGAGGACAGTGGGTCTGTACATTTGGGGACCCCAGGTCCATCCAGCGGAGGCCTGGCCTCCCAGAGCGGGGACAACTCAAGTGACCAAG TCCAATGGGGCATGTGTCCTTCCCCAGGAGATGGGCTGGACACCAGCGTGGCCTCTCCCAGCTCCGCAGGAGAGGATGAGGACCTGGACCTGGAGCGCAGACGGAACAAGAAGAGGGGGATCTTCCCCAAAGTGGCCACCAACATCATGAGGGCCTGGTTGTTCCAGCATCTCTCG CACCCGTACCCCTCAGAAGAGCAAAAGAAACAGCTGGCCCAGGACACCGGGCTCACCATTCTGCAGGTGAACAACTG GTTTATTAATGCCCGGAGACGGATAGTGCAGCCCATGATTGACCAGTCTAATCGTACAG GGCAGGGTGCATCTTTCAACCCTGAGGGCCAGTCCATGGCAGGCTACACAGAGACTCAACCACATGTGACAGTCAGGACGCCAG GATCAATGGGGATGAATCTGAACTTAGAAGGAGAATGGCATTACCTATAG
- the Meis3 gene encoding homeobox protein Meis3 isoform X6 produces MARRYEEPRHYPGITEHTAALASFPEAAPSVPRAPGPYGPHRPPQPQGPGLDSDSLKREKDDIYGHPLFPLLALVFEKCELATCSPRDGASAGLGSPPGGDVCSSDSFNEDIAAFAKQIRSERPLFSSNPELDNLMVQAIQVLRFHLLELEKGKMPIDLVIEDRDGGCREDLEDYAASCPSLPDQNTTWIRDHEDSGSVHLGTPGPSSGGLASQSGDNSSDQVWCLAVQWGMCPSPGDGLDTSVASPSSAGEDEDLDLERRRNKKRGIFPKVATNIMRAWLFQHLSHPYPSEEQKKQLAQDTGLTILQVNNWFINARRRIVQPMIDQSNRTGQGASFNPEGQSMAGYTETQPHVTVRTPGSMGMNLNLEGEWHYL; encoded by the exons ATGGCCCGGAGG TATGAGGAGCCGCGCCACTACCCCGGCATTACCGAGCACACGGCAGCCCTGGCCAGTTTTCCAGAGGCAGCACCTTCAGTACCTCGAGCTCCTGGGCCCTATGGCCCACACCGGCCGCCCCAACCCCAAGGTCCAGGCTTGGACAGCGATAGCTTGAAGAGAGAGAAGGATGACATCTATGG ACACCCCCTCTTCCCACTCTTGGCCCTGGTCTTTGAGAAGTGTGAGCTGGCTACATGCTCGCCCCGTGATGGGGCCTCGGCTGGGCTGGGTTCACCCCCAGGTGGTGACGTCTGCtcctctgactccttcaatgaGGATATTGCTGCCTTTGCTAAGCAG atccgcTCCGAGAGGCCGCTGTTCTCTTCCAACCCGGAGCTGGACAACCTG ATGGTCCAGGCCATCCAGGTACTCCGGTTCCACCTGCTGGAGCTGGAGAAG GGGAAGATGCCCATAGACCTGGTGATCGAGGATCGGGATGGTGGTTGCAGGGAGGACCTTGAGGACTACGcagcctcctgccccagcctcccagaCCAG AATACTACATGGATCAGAGACCATGAGGACAGTGGGTCTGTACATTTGGGGACCCCAGGTCCATCCAGCGGAGGCCTGGCCTCCCAGAGCGGGGACAACTCAAGTGACCAAG TCTGGTGTCTTGCAGTCCAATGGGGCATGTGTCCTTCCCCAGGAGATGGGCTGGACACCAGCGTGGCCTCTCCCAGCTCCGCAGGAGAGGATGAGGACCTGGACCTGGAGCGCAGACGGAACAAGAAGAGGGGGATCTTCCCCAAAGTGGCCACCAACATCATGAGGGCCTGGTTGTTCCAGCATCTCTCG CACCCGTACCCCTCAGAAGAGCAAAAGAAACAGCTGGCCCAGGACACCGGGCTCACCATTCTGCAGGTGAACAACTG GTTTATTAATGCCCGGAGACGGATAGTGCAGCCCATGATTGACCAGTCTAATCGTACAG GGCAGGGTGCATCTTTCAACCCTGAGGGCCAGTCCATGGCAGGCTACACAGAGACTCAACCACATGTGACAGTCAGGACGCCAG GATCAATGGGGATGAATCTGAACTTAGAAGGAGAATGGCATTACCTATAG
- the Meis3 gene encoding homeobox protein Meis3 isoform 2 (isoform 2 is encoded by transcript variant 2) has protein sequence MARRYEEPRHYPGITEHTAALASFPEAAPSVPRAPGPYGPHRPPQPQGPGLDSDSLKREKDDIYGHPLFPLLALVFEKCELATCSPRDGASAGLGSPPGGDVCSSDSFNEDIAAFAKQIRSERPLFSSNPELDNLMVQAIQVLRFHLLELEKVHDLCDNFCHRYITCLKGKMPIDLVIEDRDGGCREDLEDYAASCPSLPDQNTTWIRDHEDSGSVHLGTPGPSSGGLASQSGDNSSDQGDGLDTSVASPSSAGEDEDLDLERRRNKKRGIFPKVATNIMRAWLFQHLSHPYPSEEQKKQLAQDTGLTILQVNNWFINARRRIVQPMIDQSNRTGQGASFNPEGQSMAGYTETQPHVTVRTPGSMGMNLNLEGEWHYL, from the exons ATGGCCCGGAGG TATGAGGAGCCGCGCCACTACCCCGGCATTACCGAGCACACGGCAGCCCTGGCCAGTTTTCCAGAGGCAGCACCTTCAGTACCTCGAGCTCCTGGGCCCTATGGCCCACACCGGCCGCCCCAACCCCAAGGTCCAGGCTTGGACAGCGATAGCTTGAAGAGAGAGAAGGATGACATCTATGG ACACCCCCTCTTCCCACTCTTGGCCCTGGTCTTTGAGAAGTGTGAGCTGGCTACATGCTCGCCCCGTGATGGGGCCTCGGCTGGGCTGGGTTCACCCCCAGGTGGTGACGTCTGCtcctctgactccttcaatgaGGATATTGCTGCCTTTGCTAAGCAG atccgcTCCGAGAGGCCGCTGTTCTCTTCCAACCCGGAGCTGGACAACCTG ATGGTCCAGGCCATCCAGGTACTCCGGTTCCACCTGCTGGAGCTGGAGAAG GTCCACGACCTGTGCGACAACTTCTGTCACCGCTACATCACCTGCCTCAAGGGGAAGATGCCCATAGACCTGGTGATCGAGGATCGGGATGGTGGTTGCAGGGAGGACCTTGAGGACTACGcagcctcctgccccagcctcccagaCCAG AATACTACATGGATCAGAGACCATGAGGACAGTGGGTCTGTACATTTGGGGACCCCAGGTCCATCCAGCGGAGGCCTGGCCTCCCAGAGCGGGGACAACTCAAGTGACCAAG GAGATGGGCTGGACACCAGCGTGGCCTCTCCCAGCTCCGCAGGAGAGGATGAGGACCTGGACCTGGAGCGCAGACGGAACAAGAAGAGGGGGATCTTCCCCAAAGTGGCCACCAACATCATGAGGGCCTGGTTGTTCCAGCATCTCTCG CACCCGTACCCCTCAGAAGAGCAAAAGAAACAGCTGGCCCAGGACACCGGGCTCACCATTCTGCAGGTGAACAACTG GTTTATTAATGCCCGGAGACGGATAGTGCAGCCCATGATTGACCAGTCTAATCGTACAG GGCAGGGTGCATCTTTCAACCCTGAGGGCCAGTCCATGGCAGGCTACACAGAGACTCAACCACATGTGACAGTCAGGACGCCAG GATCAATGGGGATGAATCTGAACTTAGAAGGAGAATGGCATTACCTATAG